Proteins encoded by one window of Astatotilapia calliptera chromosome 13, fAstCal1.2, whole genome shotgun sequence:
- the tm9sf3 gene encoding transmembrane 9 superfamily member 3, translating to MRLLRHMRTRASLKIASVIQPGRRWDSRAKLTSPVFLYTFFLKIMGYSRWKVVAAVVFALVCSLSPVDADEHDHTYTDKEEVVLWMNTVGPYHNRQETYKYFSLPFCAGSQKTISHYHETLGEALQGVELEFSGLQIKFKEEVMQSTYCEIELDKAKRDAFVYAIKNHYWYQMYIDDLPIWGIVGEADENGEEHYLWTYKKLEIGFNGNRIVDVNLTSEGKVRLVPNTRIPMSYSVKWKKSDVKFEDRFDKYLDPSFFQHRIHWFSIFNSFMMVIFLVGLVSMILMRTLRKDYARYSKEEEMDDMDRDLGDEYGWKQVHGDVFRPSSHPLIFSSLIGSGCQIFSVSLIVIIVAMVEDLYTERGSMLSTAIFVYAATSPVNGYFGGSLYAKQGGRRWIKQMFIGAFMIPAMVCGTAFFINFIAIYYHASRAIPFGTMVAVCCICFFVILPLNLVGTILGRNLSGQPNFPCRVNAVPRPIPEKKWFMEPAVIVCLGGILPFGSIFIEMYFIFTSFWAYKIYYVYGFMMLVLVILCIVTVCVTIVCTYFLLNAEDYRWQWTSFLSAASTAVYVYMYSFYYYFFKTKMYGLFQTSFYFGYMAVFSTALGIMCGAVGYMGTSAFVRKIYTNVKID from the exons ATGAGGCTCTTACGCCATATGCGTACGAGAGCATCCCTAAAAATTGCCTCTGTCATACAACCAGGAAGAAGGTGGGATAGCCGTGCAAAGCTAACATCCCCAGTCTTTCTGTacactttttttctgaaaataatGGGATATTCCAGGTGGAAGGTGGTAGCGGCGGTGGTTTTCGCACTTGTATGTTCTTTATCACCTGTCGACGCAGACGAACATGACCACACG TACACAGATAAGGAGGAGGTAGTTTTATGGATGAACACAGTGGGGCCTTACCACAACCGACAGGAGACATACAAGTATTTCTCGTTGCCCTTCTGTGCGGGCTCCCAGAAGACCATCAGTCATTACCATGAAACACTTGGAGAGGCTCTGCAGGGAGTGGAGCTTGAATTCAGCGGCTTGCAAATAAAGTTCAAAG AGGAAGTCATGCAGTCAACATACTGTGAAATAGAGTTGGACAAAGCCAAACGAGATGCTTTTGTCTACGCCATAAAGAATCACTACTGGTACCAAATGTACATAGATGACCTGCCAATCTGGG gtattgTTGGTGAGGCAGATGAAAATGGAGAAGAGCACTACCTGTGGACGTATAAGAAACTAGAGATCGGCTTCAATGGCAATAGAATCGTTGACGTAAATCTGACCAGCGAAGGGAAAGTCAGACTTGTGCCAAACACAAGAATCCCAATGTCCTATTCT GTGAAATGGAAGAAGTCAGATGTAAAGTTTGAAGACAGATTTGACAAGTACCTTGATCCATCCTTCTTTCAGCACAGA attcACTGGTTCTCCATCTTTAATTCCTTCATGATGGTCATTTTCTTGGTGGGTCTGGTGTCCATGATTCTTATGAGAACGCTAAGAAAGGACTATGCCAGATACAGCAAAGAGGAGGAAATGGATGACATG GATAGAGACCTTGGAGACGAATATGGGTGGAAGCAGGTACATGGAGATGTGTTTAGGCCGTCAAGCCATCCACTGATCTTCTCTTCACTTATTGGCTCCGGCTGCCAGATTTTCTCAGTCTCCCTCATCGTTATCATCGTCGCTATGGTTGAGGATCTGTACACAGA GAGAGGATCCATGCTGAGCACAGCCATTTTTGTGTATGCTGCAACCTCTCCTGTCAATGGCTACTTCGGGGGAAGTTTGTATGCAAAACAAGGAG GCAGGAGATGGATTAAACAAATGTTCATTGGGGCCTTTATGATCCCAGCCATGGTGTGCGGGACTGCCTTTTTCATCAACTTCATTGCTATCTACTACCACGCCTCCAGAGCCATCCCATTTGGAACCATG GTTGCTGTCTGCTGTATCTGCTTCTTTGTCATCCTGCCTCTGAACCTCGTGGGAACAATTTTGGGGAGGAATCTGTCTGGCCAGCCCAACTTTCCCTGCCGAGTTAATGCTGTGCCGCGGCCGATCCCTGAGAAGAAATG GTTCATGGAGCCAGCTGTCATCGTGTGCCTTGGAGGAATCCTTCCTTTTGGTTCCATTTTCATAGAAAT GTACTTCATCTTCACATCTTTCTGGGCCTACAAAATCTACTATGTGTATGGCTTCATGATGCTGGTCCTGGTTATCCTGTGcattgtgactgtgtgtgtcacCATTGTGTGTACATACTTTCTTCTCAATGCTGAGGACTACAGATG GCAATGGACGAGCTTCCTCTCTGCTGCATCCACTGCTGTTtatgtgtacatgtactcctttTACTACTATTTCTTCAAAACTAA GATGTATGGGCTGTTCCAGACATCCTTCTACTTTGGCTACATGGCTGTGTTTAGCACTGCCCTGGGAATCATGTGTG GTGCCGTAGGATACATGGGAACAAGTGCCTTTGTGAGGAAGATTTACACAAATGTGAAAATTGACTAA
- the prdx3 gene encoding thioredoxin-dependent peroxide reductase, mitochondrial translates to MAATIGKLLRTSARVAAGGLKVAAACQHGACGAARVLTAPALQRSCFSTSASRWAPAVTQPAPAFKGTAVHNGEFKDMSLADFKGKYLVLFFYPLDFTFVCPTEIIAFSDKANEFHDVNCEVVGVSVDSHFTHLAWINTPRKAGGLGNIHIPLLSDLNKQISRDYGVLLDGPGIALRGLFIIDPNGVVKHMSVNDLPVGRCVEETLRLVKAFQFVETHGEVCPASWTPHSPTIKPTPEGSKEYFEKVN, encoded by the exons ATGGCAGCCACCATCGGAAAACTGCTCAGGACCTCT gcGAGGGTTGCAGCAGGAGGGCTGAAAGTCGCAGCAGCTTGTCAGCATGGAGCCTGCGGGGCTGCAAGAGTCCTCACTGCTCCTGCACTCCAGAGATCCTGTTTCTCCACCA GCGCTTCCAGATGGGCCCCTGCTGTCACCCAGCCTGCGCCTGCTTTTAAAGGGACAGCTGTCCACAATGGGGAGTTCAAGGACATGAGCCTCGCTGATTTCAAGGGCAAATACCTGGTCCTTTTCTTCTACCCACTGGATTT CACATTTGTGTGTCCGACAGAAATCATCGCATTCAGCGACAAGGCCAACGAGTTCCACGATGTCAACTGCGAGGTGGTCGGAGTGTCTGTGGACTCTCACTTCACCCACCTGGCATGGATCAACACGCCACGAAAG GCTGGAGGCTTGGGAAATATCCACATCCCTCTGCTCTCAGATCTCAACAAGCAGATCTCCAGAGACTATGGTGTGCTGCTGGACGGCCCAGGAATTGCTCTGAG ggGACTCTTCATCATTGATCCAAATGGCGTGGTGAAGCACATGAGTGTGAATGACTTGCCAGTGGGCCGCTGTGTTGAAGAGACTCTTCGTCTAGTGAAGGCCTTCCAGTTTGTGGAGACTCACGGGGAGGTGTGTCCGGCCAGCTGGACCCCTCACTCCCCAACA atcaAACCAACACCAGAAGGATCCAAGGAGTACTTTGAAAAAGTCAACTGA
- the sfxn4 gene encoding sideroflexin-4 isoform X2, with protein MDPNLLYWKAEGQSFLRRLKIWVNLLNPTLLLSSDPEIQKAHSLLGSGEKLNEKDEAALTISLSSVHPDSGAALPLIFRPPAFLPISGPLVVASLLPHSTVKPALFWQFLLQSYSAGFNYANRNSSSEQGYNISLKQLLLITGTVSYTTCAGALPQIFINRLGLRSSAVQTFFRSILPIPLSATLAFFNVLTVRSEESETGIQVFDHNGNPVGMSKAAGEKAVWETALSRAALFGMTAAVPNLLVLLMKRVRPFQRNSLLVAPLRHISTALVLGLMIPVSFSLFPQLGTIKREQLEEELQAAAIGRHLFYHRGL; from the exons ATGGATCCTAACCTGTTGTACTGGAAAGCAGAGGGACAG TCTTTCCTCCGTCGACTGAAGATCTGGGTTAATCTCCTTAATCCAACCCTCCTGCTCTCATCTGAC CCTGAGATACAAAAGGCTCACTCTCTCCTTGGAAGCggagaaaaattaaatgaaaag GATGAAGCTGCACTGACCATCTCACTT TCATCTGTCCACCCTGATTCTGGGGCTGCTCTTCCCCTAATTTTTCGGCCGCCAG CATTTCTTCCTATATCAGGACCTTTG gTTGTTGCCAGTCTTTTGCCACACAGCACTGTGAAACCTGCTCTGTTTTGGCAG TTTCTGCTGCAGAGTTACAGTGCTGGGTTCAATTATGCAAACAGAAATTCTTCATCAGAGCAG GGGTACAACATTTCTCTGAAGCAGCTTCTGTTGATCACTGGTACAGTCTCCTATACAACATGTGCAGGG GCCCTCCCTCAGATTTTTATCAACAGACTAGGTTTAAGAAGCTCAGCAGTGCAGACTTTCTTTAGGTCAATATtaccaatccctctctcag CTACTCTGGCTTTCTTCAATGTGTTAACTGTAAGAAGTGAGGAGTCAGAAACTGGCATCCAAGTGTTTGATCACAATGGAAATCCTGTTGGCATGTCCAAAGCAGCAGGAGAAAag GCTGTGTGGGAGACTGCCTTGTCAAGAGCGGCACTGTTCGGTATGACCGCCGCCGTTCCTAATCTGCTGGTGCTACTCATGAAAAG GGTGAGACCCTTCCAGAGGAACTCTCTGCTTGTCGCTCCTCTCCGACACATAAGCACCGCGCTCGTCCTTGGCCTGATGATTCCCGTTTCATTCAGTCTCTTTCCACAGCTGGGAACG ATAAAGAGGGAGCAGTTGGAGGAGGAGCTGCAGGCTGCAGCAATTGGGAGACATTTATTCTACCACAGAGGACTCTGA
- the sfxn4 gene encoding sideroflexin-4 isoform X1: MDPNLLYWKAEGQSFLRRLKIWVNLLNPTLLLSSDPEIQKAHSLLGSGEKLNEKDEAALTISLSSVHPDSGAALPLIFRPPAFLPISGPLVVASLLPHSTVKPALFWQFLLQSYSAGFNYANRNSSSEQHQGYNISLKQLLLITGTVSYTTCAGALPQIFINRLGLRSSAVQTFFRSILPIPLSATLAFFNVLTVRSEESETGIQVFDHNGNPVGMSKAAGEKAVWETALSRAALFGMTAAVPNLLVLLMKRVRPFQRNSLLVAPLRHISTALVLGLMIPVSFSLFPQLGTIKREQLEEELQAAAIGRHLFYHRGL, translated from the exons ATGGATCCTAACCTGTTGTACTGGAAAGCAGAGGGACAG TCTTTCCTCCGTCGACTGAAGATCTGGGTTAATCTCCTTAATCCAACCCTCCTGCTCTCATCTGAC CCTGAGATACAAAAGGCTCACTCTCTCCTTGGAAGCggagaaaaattaaatgaaaag GATGAAGCTGCACTGACCATCTCACTT TCATCTGTCCACCCTGATTCTGGGGCTGCTCTTCCCCTAATTTTTCGGCCGCCAG CATTTCTTCCTATATCAGGACCTTTG gTTGTTGCCAGTCTTTTGCCACACAGCACTGTGAAACCTGCTCTGTTTTGGCAG TTTCTGCTGCAGAGTTACAGTGCTGGGTTCAATTATGCAAACAGAAATTCTTCATCAGAGCAG CACCAGGGGTACAACATTTCTCTGAAGCAGCTTCTGTTGATCACTGGTACAGTCTCCTATACAACATGTGCAGGG GCCCTCCCTCAGATTTTTATCAACAGACTAGGTTTAAGAAGCTCAGCAGTGCAGACTTTCTTTAGGTCAATATtaccaatccctctctcag CTACTCTGGCTTTCTTCAATGTGTTAACTGTAAGAAGTGAGGAGTCAGAAACTGGCATCCAAGTGTTTGATCACAATGGAAATCCTGTTGGCATGTCCAAAGCAGCAGGAGAAAag GCTGTGTGGGAGACTGCCTTGTCAAGAGCGGCACTGTTCGGTATGACCGCCGCCGTTCCTAATCTGCTGGTGCTACTCATGAAAAG GGTGAGACCCTTCCAGAGGAACTCTCTGCTTGTCGCTCCTCTCCGACACATAAGCACCGCGCTCGTCCTTGGCCTGATGATTCCCGTTTCATTCAGTCTCTTTCCACAGCTGGGAACG ATAAAGAGGGAGCAGTTGGAGGAGGAGCTGCAGGCTGCAGCAATTGGGAGACATTTATTCTACCACAGAGGACTCTGA
- the dennd10 gene encoding DENN domain-containing protein 10: protein MATTETQLMLSVGLIEKDVNGDTLWVWCYPSVGDELREVLLSKCCLTHDGRDFHTFVFGQFSRTWYYITTMEVQEPTALNKVTHFSVVVTAKDFNPEKYAALSRILCRMYVKHGSPVKMMEAYITVLTKGICQSDENGSFLIKDYDVRKAYLAGSVKDVVSQFGMETIILYTALMLKKRIVVHHPRIEALLEFTRVLPALVWHRKDWSILHPYVHLSDAELEDLKKCPGYIAGFVNPEVSNRMDLFDVFVNLPDSTITVSQSAKEAMAMGKLHKDIGQLIVQSAEDAEKSDSQVIKDISVKTKEILANLVALADECEDSKITLEGLKQRHFPPATENFLFHLAAAEQLLRI from the exons ATGGCAACGACTGAAACGCAGCTTATGTTAAGCGTGGGATTAATCG AGAAAGATGTGAATGGAGACACTTTGTGGGTGTGGTGCTATCCATCTGTGGGCGACGAACTAAGGGAAGTCCTGCTCAGCAAGTGCTGCCTGACACACGATGGCCGTGACTTTCACACTTTTGTGTTTGGTCAGTTCTCCCGTACCTGGTATTACATTACTACAATGGAAGTACAGGAGCCGACAGCACTAAACAAG GTCACTCATTTTTCAGTAGTTGTTACAGCAAAAGACTTCAACCCTGAGAAATATGCTGCACTCAGTAGAATACTCTGCAG GATGTATGTCAAACACGGAAGTCCGGTGAAAATGATGGAAGCCTACATCACCGTCCTCACCAAAGGAATCTGTCAGAGCGACGAAAACGGCTCGTTTCTCATTAAGGACTACGATGTTCGGAAAGCCTACTTGGCAGGTTCAGTCAAAG ATGTGGTGTCTCAGTTCGGGATGGAGACCATCATCCTGTATACAGCCTTGATGCTGAAGAAGCGGATTGTTGTCCATCACCCTCGGATTGAGGCGTTGCTGGAGTTCACGAG AGTTCTGCCGGCTCTCGTGTGGCACAGGAAAGACTGGTCCATCCTCCACCCGTACGTCCACCTGAGTGATGCTGAACTGGAGGATTTAAAGAAATGCCCCG GATACATAGCAGGGTTTGTAAATCCGGAAGTGAGCAACAGAATGGATTTGTTTGATGTGTTTGTGAACCTCCCAGACAGCACCATCACAGTATCCCAGAGTGCTAAAG AAGCCATGGCTATGGGGAAGTTGCACAAGGACATCGGCCAACTCATCGTGCAGTCTGCGGAGGACGCAGAGAAGTCAGACAGTCAGGTGATCAAG GACATTTCTGTCAAGACTAAAGAGATCCTCGCTAACCTGGTTGCTCTTGCTGATGAGTGTGAAGACTCTAAAATCACACTGGAAGGTTTAAAGCAGCGTCATTTCCCTCCAGCGACGGAGAACTTCCTCTTTCATTTGGCAGCTGCAGAGCAGCTCTTGAGGATATAA
- the eif3s10 gene encoding eukaryotic translation initiation factor 3 subunit A — protein sequence MPAYFQRPENALKRANEFLEVGKKQPALDVLYDVIKSKKHRTWQKIHEPIMLKYLELCVDLRKSHLAKEGLYQYKNICQQVNIKSLEDVVRAYLKLAEEKTETAKEESQQMVLDIEDLDNIQTPESVLLSAVSGEDTQDRTDRLLLTPWVKFLWESYRQCLDLLRNNSKVERLYHDIAQQAFKFCLQYTRKAEFRKLCDNLRMHLGQIQRHHNQSTAINLNNPESQSMHLETRLVQLDSAISMELWQEAFKAVEDIHGLFALSKKPPKPQLMANYYNKVSTVFWKSGNALFHACTLHRLYHLSREMRKNLTQEEMQRMSTRVLLATLSIPITPERTDIARLLDMDGIIVEKHRRLATLLALQSPPTRQSLINDMVRFNLLQYVVTDVKELYNWLEVDFHPLKLSGRVTKVLNWVRDQAEKEPDLQQYVPHLQSNTILRLLQQVAQIYQSIEFSRLASLVPFVDAFQLERSIVDAARHCDLQVRIDHTSKTLSFGSDLNYSTKEDAPVGPFLQNMPSEQIRNQLTAMSASLAKAIQVIKPASILQEREEHNQQAIAAYLKSARKDHQRILARRQTIEERKERLESLNIQREKEELEQREAEMQKVRKAEEERLRQEAKEREKERIMEEHKQIKKKNARERLEQIKKTELGAKAFKDIDIEDLEELDPDFIMAKQVEQLEKEKKELQERLKNQEKKIDYFERAKRLEEIPLIKKAYEEQRVKDMELWELQEEERISTMKVEREKALEHKKRMSRMMEDKENFLSKITAARSFIYEEKLKAFQERLIEERKTRLEDRKRQRKEDRRNAYYREKEEEAQRIHEEQLKKEREERERLEQEQREEEEREYQERLRKLEEQERKQRLRQQEIEERERRREEERKVPQEEKPKEDGGWRRRTEGGDSEWRRPVPDRTWRQDDDKEEKELPFRRDGPRRSGEDRGPRRVFDDERGPRRGDDEDRPVRRGLDDDRGPRRGFDDDRGPRRGGDDDRGPRRGFDDDRGPRRGMDDSRGPRRGADDDWGPRRGDDDRVGRRGMDDGPHCGDDDAKPWKPLGRPGGWREREKAREESWGPPRGGPHDDGDDGEGDERSSDRNRDRRPNREDGIWRRGGTDEGSSWRESRREEADRDDRRDRDDRRDRDDRRDRDDRRNRDPRDRDRRDDRDNRGPPRDPDDGGSWRRGGEDKREERDRDRNREPGRDRDRDADGEKGWRTDKENLRRTKNETDDDGWTTVRR from the exons ATGCCGGCGTATTTTCAGCGGCCAGAGAATGCTCTGAAACGAGCGAACG AATTTCTTGAGGTTGGCAAGAAGCAGCCGGCCTTGGATGTCTTGTACGATGTCATCAAAAGCAAGAAACACCGAACATGGCAGAAGATCCACGAGCCCATTATGCTCAAATATCTGGAGCTCTGCGTCGATCTTCGCAAGAGTCACCTGGCCAAGGAGGGTCTCTACCAGTACAAGAACATCTGCCAGCAG GTGAACATCAAGTCTTTGGAGGATGTGGTTAGGGCCTACCTGAAGCTGGCAGAGGAGAAGACTGAGACAGCCAAGGAGGAGTCCCAGCAAATGGTCCTGGACATCGAAGATCTGGATAACATCCAGACCCCAGAAAG CGTGCTCCTGAGTGCTGTGAGTGGAGAGGACACTCAAGATCGTACTGATCGCCTGCTCCTCACTCCGTGGGTGAAGTTCTTGTGGGAGTCCTACCGCCAGTGCCTTGACCTGCTGAGAAACAACTCCAAGGTGGAGCGTCTATACCATGACATTGCACAGCAAG CATTCAAGTTTTGCCTTCAGTACACCCGCAAGGCAGAATTTCGTAAGCTCTGTGACAACCTGCGCATGCATCTGGGTCAGATCCAGCGCCATCACAACCAGAGCACTGCCATCAATCTGAACAACCCTGAAAGTCAGTCCATGCACCTGGAGACACGTCTGGTGCAGCTGGACAGCGCCATAAGCATGGAGCTGTGGCAG GAAGCATTCAAGGCTGTTGAGGACATCCATGGCCTGTTTGCTCTTTCCAAGAAGCCTCCCAAACCACAGCTGATGGCCAACTACTACAACAAGGTGTCTACTGTATTCTGGAAATCTGGAAACGCTCTCTTCCATGCCTGCACACTTCACCGGCTCTATCATCTGTCCAGGGAGATGCGAAAGAATCTGACCCAAGAGGAGATGCAGCG GATGTCTACCCGAGTCCTCCTGGCTACGCTATCTATTCCCATCACCCCTGAGCGTACCGATATTGCTCGCTTGCTTGACATGGATGGCATCATTGTTGAGAAACACCGAAGGCTAGCTACCCTCCTTGCCCTGCAGTCTCCACCAACCCGCCAAAGTCTCATTAATGATATG gTTAGATTTAACTTGCTGCAGTATGTTGTAACTGATGTGAAAGAACTTTACAACTGGCTTGAGGTCGACTTTCATCCTCTGAAGCTGAGCGGGAGAGTGACCAAG GTGTTAAACTGGGTGAGAGATCAGGCTGAGAAGGAACCTGATCTTCAGCAGTATGTCCCACATCTGCAGAGTAACACCATCCTGAGGCTCTTGCAACAG gtTGCACAGATCTATCAAAGCATCGAGTTCAGTCGTCTGGCCTCTCTGGTTCCATTTGTGGACGCCTTCCAGCTGGAGCGCTCCATTGTAGATGCTGCACGGCATTGTGATCTGCAG GTCAGAATAGACCACACCTCTAAAACTCTGAGCTTCGGCTCTGATCTGAACTACTCGACCAAAGAGGATGCTCCTGTTGGACCTTTCCTGCAGAACATGCCGTCAGAGCAGATAAGGAACCAGCTCACTGCCATGTCTGCATCTTTGGCTAAAGCCATACAGGTCATCAAGCCTGCCTCCATCCTG CAAGAGCGAGAGGAGCATAACCAACAGGCCATCGCTGCCTACCTGAAAAGTGCCCGCAAGGATCACCAGCGCATCCTGGCTCGTAGACAGACCATCGAAGAGCGCAAGGAGCGTCTGGAGAGCTTAAACATTCAGCGTGAGAAGGAGGAGCTAGAACAGCGGGAGGCTGAGATGCAGAAGGTTCGCAAGGCAGAGGAGGAGCGTCTGCGGCAGGAGGCCAAAGAAAGGGAGAAGGAGCGCATCATGGAGGAGCACAAGCAGATCAAGAAGAAGAATGCCCGTGAGCGCTTGGAGCAGATCAAGAAGACTGAACTTGGAGCAAAGGCTTTCAAGGATATCGACATTGAG GACCTGGAAGAACTGGACCCTGACTTCATCATGGCTAAACaggtggagcagctggagaaggagaagaaagaacTTCAGGAGCGTCTGAAGAACCAGGAGAAAAAG ATTGACTATTTTGAGAGGGCAAAGCGTCTTGAGGAGATTCCCCTGATCAAAAAAGCTTATGAGGAGCAGCGTGTCAAGGATATGGAACTGTGGGAGctccaggaggaggagagg ATTAGTACCATGAAAGTTGAACGGGAGAAGGCTCTGGAGCACAAGAAGCGCATGTCCAGGATGATGGAGGACAAAGAGAACTTCCTGTCCAAAATAACAGCTGCTCGTAGCTTCATTTATGAG gaaaaactgaagGCTTTCCAAGAGCGCTTGATAGAGGAAAGGAAGACGCGCCTGgaagacagaaagagacagcGCAAAGAGGACAGGCGTAATGCTTACTAccgggaaaaagaagaagaggcacagCGTATTCATGAGGAGCAGCTCAAGAAAG agcgTGAAGAGCGTGAACGCCTGGAACAAGAGCagcgagaggaggaggagagggagtaCCAGGAGCGTCTACGAAAGCTTGAGGAGCAAGAGCGGAAGCAGCGTCTTCGTCAGCAGGAGATTGAGGAGCGAGAACGACGCCgtgaggaggagagaaaggtCCCACAGGAGGAGAAGCCAAAG GAGGATGGAGGATGGAGACGACGCACAGAGGGTGGGGATTCAGAGTGGCGTCGTCCTGTACCAGACAG GACTTGGAGACAGGACGATGACAAGGAGGAGAAAGAGTTACCTTTCAGACGAGATGGTCCTCGTAGAAGCGGAGAGGACAGAGGTCCCCGTAGGGTCTTTGACGATGAACGAGGCCCACGCCGTGGTGACGATGAAGACCGCCCTGTTCGCAGAGGGTTGGATGATGACCGTGGTCCACGCAGAGGTTTCGACGATGATCGTGGTCCAAGGCGTGGTGGAGATGACGACCGAGGTCCTAGACGTGGCTttgatgatgacagaggtccTCGTAGAGGCATGGATGACTCCAGGGGACCCAGGCGTGGAGCTGATGACGACTGGGGCCCCAGAAGAGGAGATGATGACAGAGTTGGAAGAAGAGGTATGGATGATGGGCCACATTGTGGTGATGATGACGCCAAACCTTGGAAACCACTGGGCCGACCTG GGGGGTGGCGTGAGCGAGAGAAGGCCAGAGAGGAAAGTTGGGGACCTCCCCGGGGTGGCCCCCATGATGATGGAGATGATGGCGAAGGAGACGAAAGATCCAGCGACCGCAACAGAGACCGTCGTCCAAACAG AGAGGATGGTATCTGGAGAAGAGGGGGTACTGATGAGGGAAGCAGCTGGAGAGAATCTCGCAGAGAGGAGGCAGACCGCGATGATCGACGTGATCGAGACGATCGACGCGATCGAGACGATCGACGTGACCGTGATGATCGCCGCAATAGAGACCCTCGTGATAGAGATCGCCGTGATGATCGTGACAACAGAGGCCCACCCAGAGATCCTGATGATG GTGGTTCTTGGCGTCGTGGAGGTGAGGATAAACGTGAGGAGCGCGACAGGGACCGAAACAGAGAACCGGGACGGGACCGTGATCGTGACGCTGATGGAGAGAAGGGCTGGCGTACTGACAAAGAAAACCTTCGCCGCACCAAAAACGAGACAGATGATGATGGCTGGACCACCGTTCGCCGCTGA